Proteins from one Catenuloplanes atrovinosus genomic window:
- a CDS encoding DUF4193 domain-containing protein, whose amino-acid sequence MATDYDAPRRDEVDLGEDSLEELKARRVDSQSGAVDVDEAEVAENFELPGADLADEELTVKVLPMQQDEFRCSRCFLVHHRSQLAHERNGELICHECA is encoded by the coding sequence ATGGCCACCGACTACGACGCCCCGCGTCGCGACGAGGTCGACCTCGGCGAGGACAGCCTTGAGGAACTCAAGGCACGTCGCGTCGACTCGCAGTCCGGCGCCGTCGACGTGGATGAGGCCGAGGTAGCCGAGAATTTCGAGCTGCCCGGGGCCGACCTGGCCGACGAGGAACTGACGGTCAAGGTGCTGCCGATGCAGCAGGACGAGTTCCGCTGCTCGCGGTGCTTCCTGGTGCATCACCGCAGCCAGCTCGCGCACGAGCGCAACGGCGAGCTGATCTGCCACGAGTGCGCCTGA
- a CDS encoding DUF3093 domain-containing protein has protein sequence MAPPGTRSSQPALYRERLTVTWWLWIVALAAAAALAMEVWLGAPGLRAWLPFAVLLPLTALGLWALGRIRVGVGPGPEGETSLLVDDAHLPVRFVSDVVPLDAEGRREILGVAADPLAFVVQRPWISGAVQVLLDDPADPTPYWVVSTRHPVALAQAVLDAKEQGGS, from the coding sequence GTGGCACCCCCCGGCACCCGATCGTCGCAGCCCGCCCTCTATCGCGAGCGCCTGACCGTCACCTGGTGGCTCTGGATCGTCGCGCTCGCGGCCGCGGCCGCGCTGGCCATGGAGGTGTGGCTGGGCGCGCCCGGCCTGCGCGCGTGGCTGCCGTTCGCCGTGCTGCTGCCGCTGACCGCGCTCGGCCTCTGGGCGCTCGGCCGCATCCGGGTCGGGGTCGGCCCGGGCCCGGAGGGCGAGACGTCGCTGCTGGTCGACGACGCGCACCTGCCGGTCCGGTTCGTCTCCGACGTGGTCCCGCTGGACGCGGAGGGCCGCCGGGAGATCCTCGGCGTGGCGGCGGACCCGCTGGCGTTCGTGGTGCAGCGCCCGTGGATCTCCGGCGCGGTCCAGGTGCTGCTGGACGACCCGGCCGACCCCACGCCGTACTGGGTGGTCAGCACGCGTCATCCGGTCGCGCTGGCACAGGCCGTGCTGGACGCCAAGGAACAAGGCGGGTCCTAG
- the dut gene encoding dUTP diphosphatase, translating to MTETVPVPLLRLDPDLPMPSYAHPGDAGADLYAAEDVELAPGHRALVKTGVALALPEGYVGLVHPRSGLAARLGVTLLNAPGTVDAGYRGEILVNLINHDPASTAKIARGDRIAQLVVQRVSRAVFEAVDALPESVRGDGGHGSTGGHAAL from the coding sequence GTGACCGAAACCGTGCCCGTGCCGCTGCTGCGACTCGACCCGGACCTGCCGATGCCCTCCTACGCGCACCCGGGGGACGCGGGCGCCGACCTCTACGCGGCGGAGGACGTGGAGCTGGCGCCGGGCCACCGCGCGCTGGTGAAGACCGGCGTGGCGCTGGCCCTGCCGGAGGGGTACGTGGGGCTGGTGCACCCGCGGTCCGGCCTGGCCGCGCGGCTGGGTGTGACGCTGCTGAACGCGCCCGGTACGGTCGACGCCGGCTACCGGGGGGAGATCCTGGTGAACCTCATCAACCACGATCCGGCGTCGACCGCGAAGATCGCGCGGGGCGACCGGATCGCGCAGTTGGTCGTGCAGCGCGTGTCCCGGGCGGTCTTCGAGGCGGTCGACGCGCTGCCGGAGTCGGTGCGGGGCGACGGCGGGCACGGGTCGACCGGCGGGCACGCGGCTCTCTAA
- a CDS encoding DUF3710 domain-containing protein: MAIFNRGGRHARAEDTPIPTGSESGATTGPYDAADAPDDVQRLDLGSMKIPAVPGVEVRVQAGPEGVVQQVVLGEGPSTLQLIAVAAPRSEGIWDEVREEVGGSLAAQGGQLQEAEGPYGVELLARVPTPNGPVDLRIAGIDGPRWMVQAVFQGPVATTPASAPLLGECLRGLVVDRGQEAKPVKEPLPLRLPKEVAAQGPDGAATPPAPPAPPADEPRRRPSPRPRS, from the coding sequence ATGGCGATCTTCAATCGGGGCGGGCGTCACGCGCGCGCCGAGGACACCCCGATCCCGACCGGCTCGGAGTCGGGCGCGACCACCGGGCCGTACGACGCGGCGGACGCGCCCGACGACGTTCAGCGCCTCGACCTGGGCAGCATGAAGATTCCGGCGGTGCCCGGCGTCGAGGTGCGCGTCCAGGCCGGGCCCGAGGGCGTGGTGCAGCAGGTCGTGCTCGGCGAAGGACCCAGCACGCTCCAGCTGATCGCGGTCGCGGCGCCGCGCAGCGAGGGCATCTGGGACGAGGTGCGCGAGGAGGTCGGCGGCTCGCTCGCGGCCCAGGGCGGACAACTGCAGGAGGCGGAGGGGCCGTACGGCGTCGAGCTGCTGGCCCGGGTACCCACTCCGAACGGTCCGGTGGACCTGCGGATCGCCGGCATCGACGGACCGCGGTGGATGGTGCAGGCCGTGTTCCAGGGACCGGTCGCGACCACGCCGGCCAGCGCGCCACTGCTCGGCGAGTGCCTGCGCGGGCTGGTGGTGGACCGCGGCCAGGAGGCGAAGCCGGTGAAGGAGCCGCTGCCGCTGCGCCTGCCAAAGGAGGTGGCCGCGCAGGGACCCGACGGGGCCGCGACGCCACCGGCACCACCGGCGCCGCCCGCCGATGAGCCGCGTCGGCGACCGTCGCCGCGACCGCGTTCCTGA
- a CDS encoding OB-fold nucleic acid binding domain-containing protein, whose product MTIDERRSPLRRFIQRLTASEAELHAEELQRESAECGAIPVGTCSRGQRVSVSGRLRTVVYTPRTNLPTLEADLYDGSDVITLVWLGRRHIAGIEPGRQLTARGRVAVRDDRKVIYNPHYELEAPR is encoded by the coding sequence ATGACGATCGACGAACGCCGGTCGCCGCTGCGGCGGTTCATTCAGCGGCTGACCGCCTCCGAGGCCGAACTGCACGCGGAGGAGTTGCAGCGGGAGAGCGCCGAGTGCGGCGCGATCCCGGTCGGCACGTGCAGCCGCGGCCAGCGGGTCTCCGTGTCCGGCCGGCTGCGCACGGTGGTCTACACGCCCCGGACCAACCTGCCGACGCTGGAGGCGGACCTCTACGACGGCAGCGACGTCATCACGCTCGTCTGGCTCGGTCGCCGGCACATAGCCGGGATCGAGCCGGGCCGGCAGCTGACGGCCCGGGGGCGAGTCGCCGTCCGAGATGACCGTAAAGTCATTTACAACCCTCATTACGAGCTGGAAGCGCCCAGGTGA
- a CDS encoding DUF3159 domain-containing protein encodes MAASSPSPAPAPSPEQEEERIPTMSEQMAEQLGGVRGLIETSIPVCAFVVLNLVWDLYPAIFGAVGTAVAIAIYRLIRKQPVRHAINGLFGIALGAYLAARSGEARDFYLPGILLTFAQAAVMIISVAVRKPLIGYIWAIIAAGGKHDWRHHPALFRTFQWLTLAWAASLILRAGIQGALWIAKQPDLLGIARIVISWPTYVGMLALTVWAVRRTLKASPMPAPDAT; translated from the coding sequence ATGGCGGCCTCTTCTCCGTCGCCTGCTCCTGCTCCTTCTCCGGAGCAGGAGGAGGAGCGCATTCCGACCATGTCGGAGCAGATGGCGGAGCAACTCGGCGGCGTTCGCGGGCTGATCGAGACCAGCATCCCGGTCTGCGCGTTCGTCGTGCTAAACCTGGTGTGGGACCTCTACCCGGCGATCTTCGGCGCGGTCGGCACGGCGGTGGCGATCGCCATCTACCGCCTGATCCGCAAGCAGCCGGTACGGCACGCGATCAACGGCCTGTTCGGCATCGCGCTCGGTGCGTACCTGGCCGCCCGCTCCGGCGAGGCCCGGGATTTCTACCTGCCGGGCATCCTGCTGACGTTCGCCCAGGCCGCCGTGATGATCATTTCGGTGGCGGTGCGGAAGCCGTTGATCGGCTATATCTGGGCAATCATCGCGGCCGGCGGCAAACACGACTGGCGGCACCATCCGGCGCTGTTCCGCACGTTCCAGTGGCTGACGCTGGCGTGGGCGGCATCCCTGATTCTTCGTGCGGGCATCCAGGGCGCTCTGTGGATCGCCAAGCAGCCCGATCTCCTGGGAATCGCACGCATCGTGATCAGCTGGCCGACATATGTCGGCATGCTGGCACTGACGGTGTGGGCGGTTCGCCGCACACTGAAGGCCTCCCCCATGCCGGCCCCGGACGCCACCTGA
- a CDS encoding potassium channel family protein: MRVAIAGAGNVGRSIAQELVGNGHEVMLLEREPRMLRPERVPQAEWVLADACEVASLEEAEIAQCDVVVAATGDDKVNLVVSLLAKTEFAVGRVVARINRAENEWLFTDQWGVDVAVSTPRLMAALVEEAVTVGDLVRLMTFRQGEANLVEITLPPDAPYVGQPVHAVPLPRDSALTAILRGKRVLVPRPDDPLEAGDELIFVCTAEVEDSVRAVILGPSAIHDV, from the coding sequence ATGCGCGTCGCCATCGCCGGAGCCGGCAACGTCGGCCGCTCCATCGCCCAGGAGCTGGTCGGCAACGGCCACGAGGTCATGCTCCTCGAGCGCGAGCCCCGCATGCTCCGCCCCGAACGCGTACCGCAGGCCGAATGGGTCCTCGCCGACGCCTGCGAGGTCGCCAGCCTGGAGGAGGCCGAGATCGCCCAGTGCGACGTGGTCGTGGCCGCCACCGGCGACGACAAGGTCAACCTGGTGGTCTCGCTGCTCGCCAAGACCGAGTTCGCCGTCGGCCGGGTGGTCGCCCGGATAAACCGCGCCGAGAACGAATGGCTCTTCACCGACCAGTGGGGCGTCGACGTCGCGGTCAGCACGCCGCGCCTGATGGCCGCCCTGGTCGAGGAGGCCGTGACGGTCGGCGACCTGGTCCGCCTGATGACCTTCCGCCAGGGCGAGGCCAACCTCGTCGAGATCACCCTCCCCCCGGACGCCCCCTACGTCGGCCAGCCCGTCCACGCCGTCCCCCTCCCCCGCGACTCCGCCCTCACCGCCATCCTCCGCGGCAAACGCGTCCTCGTCCCCCGCCCCGACGACCCCCTCGAAGCCGGCGACGAACTCATCTTCGTCTGCACCGCCGAGGTGGAAGACTCCGTCCGCGCCGTCATCCTCGGCCCCTCCGCCATCCACGACGTCTAA
- a CDS encoding potassium channel family protein, with translation MHIVIMGCGRVGSTLAHSLEDRGHSVAVIDQNADAFRRLGPEFGGAIITGAGFDREVLREAGIERADGFAAVSSGDNSNIISARLARETFGVPRVVARIYDQKRAEVYERLGIPTVATVRWTADRVLRQVLATGDLEVFRDPTSTVSIIEVPVHKGWIGRKLTALESAAGARTAYLMRFGLGHLPTASTMIQDGDQVFMLVTDEIAAGVRQRTAAAPEGTH, from the coding sequence GTGCACATCGTGATCATGGGTTGCGGGCGGGTGGGGTCCACCCTCGCCCACAGCCTGGAGGACCGCGGCCACTCCGTGGCCGTCATCGACCAGAACGCGGACGCGTTCCGGCGGCTCGGCCCCGAGTTCGGCGGCGCCATCATCACCGGCGCCGGCTTCGACCGCGAGGTGCTCCGCGAGGCCGGCATCGAGCGCGCGGACGGCTTCGCGGCGGTCTCCAGCGGCGACAACTCCAACATCATCTCGGCCCGGCTGGCGCGCGAGACGTTCGGCGTGCCGCGCGTGGTCGCCCGCATCTACGACCAGAAGCGCGCCGAGGTCTACGAGCGGCTCGGCATCCCCACCGTCGCCACCGTCCGCTGGACCGCCGACCGGGTCCTCCGCCAGGTGCTCGCCACCGGCGACCTGGAGGTCTTCCGCGACCCGACCAGCACCGTCTCGATCATCGAGGTGCCGGTGCACAAGGGCTGGATCGGCCGCAAGCTCACCGCGCTGGAGTCCGCGGCCGGCGCGCGCACCGCGTACCTGATGCGCTTCGGCCTCGGCCACCTGCCCACCGCGTCCACCATGATCCAGGACGGTGACCAGGTCTTCATGCTGGTCACCGACGAGATCGCCGCCGGGGTGCGCCAGCGCACCGCCGCCGCACCCGAAGGAACACACTGA
- a CDS encoding APC family permease — translation MARPTSLVKRLLLGRPFRSDRLQHTLLPKRIALPVFASDALSSVAYAPDEILLTLSIAGATAYMFSPWVALAVVVVMLTVVASYRQNVHAYPSGGGDYEVATVNLGPRYGVAVASALLVDYVLTVAVSVSSGVANLGSVVPFVDEHKVPIALVAVALLTALNLRGIRESGTAFAIPTYGFMIIIVGMILTGLVRIVVLGEPLEAPSAALEIHAEEEHLSDFAFAFLLLRTFSSGCAALTGVEAISNGVPAFKEPKSRNAATTLLLLGGMAIVMLCGIIWLARATHLQYVEDPALQIVSGPPNYVQKTVTTQLGEAIFGSGSIMLYVVAGATALILFLAANTAYNGFPVLGSILAQDRYLPRQLHTRGDRLAFSNGILFLAVAAVVLIVAFQAEVTRLIQLYIVGVFVSFTLSQAGMIRHWTRLLRTERDPAERRRMHRSKAINTFGMLLTGVVLIIVLITKFLLGAWIAIAAMACIFVLMLGIRKHYDRVSEELAPTDERYVLPSRNHAVVLVSKVHMPTLRALAYAQATRPDTLTAVTVGVDAADTRHVQEEWEAREIPVPLTVVDSPYREITRPIIDYVKGVRRNSPRDVVTVFIPEYVVGKWWENLLHNQSALRLKTRLLFEPGVMVTSVPWQLRSSRDRDLNRLDQSLARGPARGPRVSSSQGTQPSGSEQSE, via the coding sequence GTGGCACGTCCCACCTCACTCGTGAAGCGCCTGCTGCTCGGGCGCCCGTTCCGGTCCGACCGGCTGCAGCACACGCTGCTGCCGAAGCGGATCGCGCTGCCGGTGTTCGCCTCCGACGCACTGTCCAGCGTGGCGTACGCGCCGGACGAGATCCTGTTGACACTCTCCATCGCGGGCGCGACCGCGTACATGTTCTCCCCGTGGGTGGCGCTGGCCGTCGTGGTCGTGATGCTGACCGTGGTGGCGAGCTACCGGCAGAACGTGCACGCGTACCCGTCCGGCGGCGGCGACTACGAGGTGGCGACCGTCAACCTCGGGCCGCGGTACGGCGTGGCGGTGGCCAGCGCGCTGCTGGTCGACTACGTGCTGACGGTGGCGGTGTCGGTCTCGTCCGGCGTGGCGAACCTGGGCTCGGTGGTGCCGTTCGTGGACGAGCACAAGGTGCCGATCGCGCTGGTCGCGGTGGCGCTGCTGACCGCGCTGAACCTGCGCGGCATCCGGGAGTCGGGCACCGCGTTCGCGATCCCCACCTACGGCTTCATGATCATCATCGTCGGCATGATCCTCACCGGGCTGGTCCGGATCGTGGTGCTCGGCGAGCCGCTGGAGGCGCCCAGCGCGGCGCTGGAGATCCACGCGGAGGAGGAGCACCTGAGCGACTTCGCGTTCGCGTTCCTGCTGCTGCGCACGTTCTCGTCCGGCTGCGCGGCGCTGACCGGCGTGGAGGCGATCTCCAACGGCGTGCCCGCGTTCAAGGAGCCGAAGAGCAGGAACGCGGCGACCACGCTGCTGCTGCTCGGCGGCATGGCGATCGTGATGCTGTGCGGCATCATCTGGCTGGCCCGCGCGACCCACCTGCAGTACGTGGAGGACCCGGCGCTGCAGATCGTCAGCGGCCCGCCGAACTACGTGCAGAAGACGGTCACCACCCAGCTCGGCGAGGCGATCTTCGGATCGGGGTCGATCATGCTGTACGTGGTCGCCGGCGCCACCGCGCTGATCCTGTTCCTGGCCGCGAACACGGCGTACAACGGCTTCCCGGTGCTTGGCTCGATCCTGGCGCAGGACCGCTACCTGCCCCGGCAGCTGCACACGCGCGGCGACCGGCTGGCGTTCTCCAACGGCATCCTGTTCCTGGCGGTCGCGGCGGTGGTGCTGATCGTGGCGTTCCAGGCCGAGGTCACGCGGCTGATCCAGCTCTACATCGTGGGCGTGTTCGTGTCGTTCACGCTCTCCCAGGCCGGCATGATCCGGCACTGGACCCGGCTGCTGCGCACCGAGCGCGACCCGGCCGAGCGCCGGCGCATGCACCGGTCCAAGGCGATCAACACGTTCGGCATGCTGCTCACCGGCGTGGTGCTGATCATCGTGTTGATCACCAAGTTCCTGCTCGGCGCGTGGATCGCGATCGCGGCGATGGCCTGCATCTTCGTGCTCATGCTGGGAATCCGGAAGCACTACGACCGGGTGTCGGAGGAGCTGGCGCCGACCGACGAGCGGTACGTGCTGCCGTCCCGCAACCACGCGGTGGTGCTGGTCAGCAAGGTGCACATGCCGACGCTGCGCGCGCTGGCGTACGCGCAGGCGACCCGGCCGGACACGCTGACCGCGGTGACCGTCGGCGTGGACGCGGCGGACACCCGGCACGTGCAGGAGGAGTGGGAGGCGCGGGAGATCCCGGTGCCGCTGACCGTGGTCGACTCGCCGTACCGGGAGATCACCCGGCCGATCATCGACTACGTCAAGGGCGTGCGCCGCAACTCGCCGCGCGACGTGGTGACGGTGTTCATCCCGGAGTACGTGGTCGGCAAGTGGTGGGAGAACCTGCTGCACAACCAGAGCGCGCTGCGGCTGAAGACCCGGCTGCTGTTCGAGCCCGGCGTCATGGTCACCAGCGTGCCGTGGCAGCTGCGCTCCAGCCGCGACCGGGACCTCAACCGGCTCGACCAGTCGCTGGCCCGCGGCCCGGCGCGCGGCCCGCGCGTCTCCTCGTCGCAGGGCACGCAGCCGTCCGGATCGGAGCAGAGCGAGTGA
- a CDS encoding class I SAM-dependent RNA methyltransferase: protein MTQVEMPGEGERVEVLVGAVAHGGHCVARVGGDGGPVLFVRHALPGERVIALVTEVHRGFARADAVEILTSSADRVIAPCVYAHPNGCGGCDLQHVAPAAQLSWKASVVTEQLARLGRLDQDQIRDLSVRVEPLPGDGLGWRTRVRYAVDGRDRAGLLKHRSHEVVPVDRCLIAHPAIQELPVTARDWPEADEVHVVASGGGDVLVTPRRAAAVPDEPDVLDGASAAGEIREKAVGREWVLPGDAFWQVHPAAADTLAAAVLELLAPQPGEAVWDLYGGAGLFASALAAVVGPTGPVTVVESAPQGVAAARRNLAGLPGVAVIEAKVEAALRQGRLPRPVDLIVLDPPRSGAGAAVVKAIARTGARAVAYVACDPAAFARDVATFRAAGWRLAALRAFDLFPMTHHVECVGLLLPPAGR from the coding sequence GTGACGCAGGTGGAGATGCCCGGCGAGGGGGAGCGGGTCGAGGTGCTGGTCGGCGCCGTGGCGCACGGCGGGCACTGCGTGGCCCGGGTGGGCGGCGACGGCGGGCCGGTGCTGTTCGTGCGGCACGCGCTGCCCGGCGAGCGGGTGATCGCGCTGGTCACCGAGGTGCACCGGGGCTTCGCGCGGGCCGACGCGGTGGAGATCCTCACGTCGTCCGCGGACCGGGTGATCGCGCCCTGCGTCTACGCGCACCCGAACGGCTGCGGCGGCTGCGACCTGCAACACGTGGCGCCGGCCGCGCAGCTGTCCTGGAAGGCCTCCGTGGTGACGGAACAGCTCGCCCGCCTCGGCCGGCTGGATCAAGATCAAATTCGCGATCTGTCGGTACGGGTGGAGCCGCTGCCCGGCGACGGCCTGGGCTGGCGCACGCGCGTGCGGTACGCGGTCGACGGCCGGGACCGCGCCGGCCTGCTCAAGCACCGCTCGCACGAGGTGGTGCCGGTGGACCGCTGCCTGATCGCGCACCCGGCGATCCAGGAACTGCCGGTCACCGCGCGGGACTGGCCGGAGGCGGACGAGGTGCACGTGGTCGCGTCCGGCGGCGGCGACGTGCTGGTGACGCCGCGTCGCGCCGCGGCCGTGCCGGACGAGCCGGACGTGCTGGACGGCGCCTCCGCCGCCGGTGAGATCCGGGAGAAGGCGGTCGGGCGCGAGTGGGTGCTGCCCGGCGACGCGTTCTGGCAGGTGCACCCGGCCGCCGCGGACACGCTGGCCGCGGCCGTGCTGGAGCTGCTGGCGCCGCAGCCCGGCGAGGCGGTCTGGGACCTCTACGGCGGCGCCGGGCTGTTCGCGTCCGCGTTGGCCGCCGTGGTCGGGCCGACCGGCCCGGTGACCGTGGTCGAGTCCGCGCCGCAGGGCGTGGCCGCGGCCCGGCGCAACCTGGCCGGCCTGCCGGGCGTGGCCGTGATCGAGGCGAAGGTGGAGGCCGCGCTGCGCCAGGGGCGGCTGCCGAGGCCGGTGGACCTGATCGTGCTGGACCCGCCGCGGTCCGGCGCGGGCGCGGCGGTGGTCAAGGCGATCGCGCGGACCGGCGCGCGGGCGGTGGCGTACGTGGCCTGCGACCCGGCCGCGTTCGCGCGGGACGTGGCCACGTTCCGCGCGGCGGGGTGGCGGCTGGCGGCGCTGCGCGCGTTCGACCTGTTCCCGATGACGCACCACGTGGAGTGTGTCGGCCTGCTGCTGCCGCCCGCCGGGCGCTGA
- the dxs gene encoding 1-deoxy-D-xylulose-5-phosphate synthase — MSVEEDQVSDGRLLSNINGPQDLKRLTAEELSVLAAEIRDFLVAKVSRTGGHLGPNLGVVELTLAMHRVFDSPRDRFLFDTGHQAYVHKILTGRQGGFDLLRQRGGLSGYPSQAESEHDLIENSHASTALSYADGMAKAYALRGEDRHVVAMVGDGALTGGMCWEALNNIAATDNRLVIIVNDNGRSYAPTIGGLSDHLAMLRLNPGYEKVLDLVKDSLGATPVVGKPVYEVLHAVKRGIKDAVAPQSMFEDLGLKYVGPIDGHDQSAVESALRRAKGFNGPVIVHAVTKKGFGYRPAEEDEADCLHSPGAFDAESGKLLASSSVKWTGVFADELVSVADERPDVVGITAAMAEPTGIAKLARKYPERVYDVGIAEQHAATSAAGLALAGLHPVVAVYATFLNRAFDQVLLDVAMHRLPVTFVLDRAGVTGPDGPSHYGVWDMSVFGVVPGLRIAAPRDAATLREELREAVAVDDGPTILRFPTGSVPADLPALRRVGGSDGVSGGVDILAEHGTASDDRKDVLIVAVGAFGHLGVEVAARAFEQGYSVTVVDPRWVRPVPIELVALAREHRLVVTIEDGVRNGGVGDAVAKALRDAEVDVPLRDVGVPNDWHPYGTRGQILADLGITAQDVARDVAAWASRVVPARTH, encoded by the coding sequence ATGAGCGTTGAAGAGGATCAGGTCTCGGATGGTCGGTTGCTCAGCAACATCAACGGCCCTCAGGATCTCAAGCGCCTGACGGCGGAGGAGCTGTCGGTGCTGGCCGCGGAGATCCGCGATTTCCTGGTGGCGAAGGTGTCCCGCACCGGCGGGCATCTGGGACCGAACCTCGGCGTGGTCGAGCTCACGCTGGCCATGCACCGCGTCTTCGACTCACCGCGCGACCGGTTCCTCTTCGACACCGGCCACCAGGCGTACGTGCACAAGATCCTGACCGGGCGCCAGGGCGGCTTCGACCTGCTGCGCCAGCGCGGCGGGCTCTCCGGCTACCCGTCGCAGGCGGAGAGCGAGCACGACCTCATCGAGAACTCGCACGCCTCCACCGCGCTGTCCTACGCGGACGGCATGGCCAAGGCGTACGCGCTGCGTGGCGAGGACCGGCACGTGGTGGCCATGGTCGGCGACGGCGCGCTCACCGGCGGCATGTGCTGGGAGGCGCTGAACAACATCGCCGCCACCGACAACCGCCTGGTCATCATCGTCAACGACAACGGCCGGTCGTACGCGCCGACCATCGGCGGACTCTCCGACCACCTCGCCATGCTGCGGCTCAACCCCGGCTACGAGAAGGTCCTCGACCTGGTCAAGGACTCGCTCGGCGCGACGCCCGTGGTCGGCAAGCCGGTCTACGAGGTGCTGCACGCGGTCAAGCGCGGGATCAAGGACGCGGTCGCGCCGCAGTCGATGTTCGAGGACCTCGGGCTGAAGTACGTGGGCCCGATCGACGGGCACGACCAGTCCGCGGTCGAGTCCGCGCTGCGCCGTGCCAAGGGCTTCAACGGCCCGGTGATCGTGCACGCGGTCACCAAGAAGGGCTTCGGCTACCGCCCGGCCGAGGAGGACGAGGCGGACTGCCTGCACAGTCCCGGCGCGTTCGACGCGGAGAGCGGCAAGCTGCTCGCGTCCTCCTCCGTCAAGTGGACCGGCGTGTTCGCGGACGAGTTGGTCTCGGTCGCGGACGAGCGGCCGGACGTCGTCGGCATCACCGCGGCCATGGCCGAGCCGACCGGCATCGCGAAGCTGGCCCGGAAGTACCCCGAGCGGGTGTACGACGTGGGCATCGCGGAGCAGCATGCGGCGACGTCCGCGGCCGGCCTCGCGCTGGCCGGGCTGCACCCGGTGGTGGCGGTCTACGCCACGTTCCTGAACCGCGCGTTCGACCAGGTGCTGCTGGACGTGGCCATGCACCGCCTGCCGGTCACGTTCGTGCTGGACCGGGCCGGCGTCACCGGCCCGGACGGGCCGAGCCACTACGGCGTCTGGGACATGTCCGTCTTCGGGGTGGTCCCGGGCCTGCGCATCGCGGCCCCGCGCGATGCCGCGACGCTCCGTGAGGAGCTGCGTGAGGCGGTCGCGGTGGACGACGGGCCGACCATCCTGCGCTTCCCGACCGGGTCCGTCCCGGCCGACCTCCCGGCGCTTCGCCGGGTCGGCGGCTCGGACGGCGTCTCCGGCGGGGTGGACATCCTGGCCGAGCACGGCACCGCCTCCGACGACCGCAAGGACGTGCTGATCGTCGCGGTGGGCGCGTTCGGGCACCTGGGTGTCGAGGTCGCGGCGCGCGCGTTCGAGCAGGGCTACAGCGTCACCGTGGTCGACCCGCGCTGGGTCCGGCCGGTGCCGATCGAGCTGGTCGCGCTGGCCCGCGAGCACCGTCTGGTGGTGACGATCGAGGACGGCGTCCGCAACGGTGGCGTCGGCGACGCGGTGGCCAAGGCGCTGCGTGACGCAGAGGTGGACGTGCCGCTGCGTGACGTCGGCGTGCCGAACGACTGGCACCCGTACGGCACGCGCGGACAGATTCTGGCAGACCTGGGCATCACGGCGCAGGACGTCGCGCGGGACGTGGCGGCGTGGGCGTCGCGGGTGGTTCCGGCTCGTACCCACTGA